In Nostoc sp. CENA543, a single genomic region encodes these proteins:
- a CDS encoding HugZ family protein, with product MNQLEKAQAEYENFTEKFESVIISTVNEQGIPNASYTPFVTDDAKNIYIYVSGLAAHTQNIHINPHVCVLFIEDESQTTQIFARRRLSFDCAATLIERESETWNQIVEQFQQRFGEIIEVLRGLADFRIFRLTPTAGRFVIGFGAAYHISGDRLDQLAQITGEKAR from the coding sequence ATGAATCAATTAGAAAAAGCTCAGGCTGAATACGAAAATTTCACAGAGAAATTTGAGAGTGTGATTATTAGTACAGTAAATGAACAAGGTATTCCCAACGCTAGCTATACTCCTTTTGTGACAGATGATGCTAAGAATATATATATATACGTAAGTGGGTTAGCTGCTCATACTCAAAATATTCATATCAATCCTCATGTGTGTGTTTTATTTATCGAGGATGAAAGTCAAACTACTCAAATTTTTGCACGTCGTCGCTTGAGTTTTGATTGTGCTGCGACTTTAATTGAGCGAGAATCTGAGACATGGAATCAAATTGTTGAGCAATTTCAACAACGTTTTGGTGAAATTATCGAAGTTTTGCGCGGCTTGGCTGACTTTCGCATTTTCCGCCTGACTCCAACAGCAGGTAGATTTGTGATTGGATTTGGAGCAGCATACCATATCAGTGGCGATCGCTTAGATCAACTCGCTCAAATCACCGGCGAAAAAGCTAGATGA
- a CDS encoding pentapeptide repeat-containing protein encodes MNSKLNDGLCPSVADRILASIPKLCRTYNGLGCQKYQRILASILSLLLWGVVGITTIVGFSLPASALEYNKEILIGADFSGRDLTDSSFTKANLRQSNFSNSNLQGVSFFAANLESANMEGVNLTNATLDSARLIKTNLTNAVLEGAFAANTKFDGAIIDGADFTDVLLRPDEVKKLCKVAKGTNPTTGRDTRDTLYCP; translated from the coding sequence ATGAATTCTAAGTTAAATGATGGGCTATGCCCCAGTGTAGCCGATCGCATATTAGCTTCTATACCCAAGTTATGCCGTACTTACAACGGATTAGGGTGTCAAAAATATCAGCGCATTTTGGCTAGTATACTCAGTTTATTGCTGTGGGGAGTAGTGGGCATTACGACAATTGTCGGTTTTTCTCTTCCAGCTTCAGCATTGGAGTACAACAAAGAAATTTTAATTGGAGCTGATTTTTCAGGACGTGATTTAACAGACTCTAGTTTTACTAAAGCAAATCTGCGTCAGAGTAACTTTAGTAACTCTAATTTACAGGGTGTGAGTTTCTTTGCCGCCAATTTAGAATCGGCAAATATGGAAGGTGTGAACCTGACAAATGCTACCCTAGATTCAGCTCGTCTGATTAAAACTAACTTGACAAATGCAGTTTTAGAAGGTGCATTTGCAGCTAACACCAAATTTGATGGCGCAATTATCGACGGTGCAGATTTTACTGATGTGCTGTTGCGTCCAGATGAGGTCAAAAAATTGTGTAAGGTAGCTAAAGGGACTAACCCGACTACTGGCCGTGATACAAGAGATACTTTGTATTGTCCTTAA
- a CDS encoding DUF3344 domain-containing protein, producing MDKFQIMKNLQKLAIRKASLTTLALLGMGVGVAVSSSPASAALFVKDTFNNAALSIDGFGSTSNNGFIRTNVPTGSTVRKAYLYASSIWNFSPVSNVRLNGNLLQVSDATVLTPDLNPATTVRWDVTSLLGSLGGLQSHTIEELGDNDGAVLVVAYENEDTLGFTSVILDGELSTGGDETTFNFAQPYTSGDFLVSLASSFSFQPANQFTTIDVTTNSTSSRRLTSSAGGQDDGSGDNGALITVGGIDDSPTNPDPFATDAGGPRTDDEYYNLALGNTANPNPFINPGDKFIKLTTRNPSNDDNVFGLFVTSTFRITTEPPTDIPEPSVTLGTLVFAAFGANSLLKRKQKKVAN from the coding sequence ATGGATAAGTTTCAAATCATGAAAAATTTACAGAAGCTCGCTATCCGCAAGGCTAGCTTGACCACATTAGCACTCTTAGGTATGGGTGTGGGTGTTGCTGTTTCTAGTTCACCTGCATCAGCAGCTTTGTTCGTTAAAGACACTTTTAATAACGCAGCCCTTTCTATTGATGGTTTTGGTAGCACAAGTAACAATGGCTTCATCCGAACCAACGTACCCACAGGTTCCACTGTACGGAAAGCTTACCTGTATGCTTCTTCCATTTGGAATTTTAGTCCTGTCTCTAATGTCAGACTAAACGGTAACTTATTACAAGTAAGTGATGCTACTGTACTTACACCAGATTTGAACCCAGCAACAACTGTTCGTTGGGATGTTACCAGCCTTCTAGGTTCTTTAGGTGGTTTGCAAAGCCACACTATCGAAGAACTCGGCGATAACGACGGCGCAGTTTTAGTAGTCGCATATGAAAACGAAGATACCTTAGGCTTTACATCTGTAATCCTAGATGGTGAGCTTTCCACCGGAGGCGACGAAACTACATTTAATTTTGCTCAACCCTATACGAGTGGAGATTTCTTGGTATCTCTAGCTTCTAGCTTCAGTTTTCAGCCAGCTAACCAGTTTACTACAATCGACGTAACAACTAACTCTACTTCTTCTCGGCGATTAACTAGCTCTGCTGGTGGTCAAGATGATGGTTCGGGAGATAACGGTGCGTTAATCACTGTAGGGGGTATTGATGACAGTCCTACCAACCCAGATCCTTTTGCTACCGATGCTGGTGGACCTAGAACCGATGATGAATATTATAATCTAGCTTTGGGTAACACTGCTAATCCTAACCCTTTCATCAACCCAGGTGACAAATTTATCAAATTAACCACTCGCAACCCCAGTAACGATGATAATGTGTTTGGTTTATTCGTTACCAGCACATTCAGAATTACCACTGAACCTCCAACTGATATACCTGAACCTTCTGTGACATTAGGAACCCTGGTCTTTGCCGCTTTCGGTGCTAATTCATTGCTCAAGCGTAAGCAAAAAAAAGTTGCAAATTAA
- the atpD gene encoding F0F1 ATP synthase subunit beta, producing the protein MVTTAEKTNIGYITQIIGPVVDVKFPGGKLPQIYNALTIKGTNEAGQEINLTIEVQQLLGDNQVRAVAMSSTDGLVRGLEVIDTGAPISVPVGKATLGRIFNVLGEPVDNRGPVNNEETLPIHRSAPKLTDLETKPSVFETGIKVVDLLTPYRRGGKIGLFGGAGVGKTVIMMELINNIATQHGGVSVFAGVGERTREGNDLYNEMIESGVINKDNLNESKIALVYGQMNEPPGARMRVGLSGLTMAEYFRDVNKQDVLLFVDNIFRFVQAGSEVSALLGRMPSAVGYQPTLGTDVGELQERITSTTEGSITSIQAVYVPADDLTDPAPATTFAHLDGTTVLSRGLAAKGIYPAVDPLGSTSTMLQPSIVGDEHYNTARAVQATLQRYKELQDIIAILGLDELSEDDRLTVARARKIERFLSQPFFVAEVFTGSPGKYVKLEDTIKGFQKILSGELDDLPEQAFYLVGDINEAIAKAEKLKG; encoded by the coding sequence ATGGTCACCACCGCAGAAAAAACAAACATCGGTTACATTACCCAAATCATTGGTCCTGTTGTAGACGTTAAATTTCCCGGCGGAAAATTACCGCAAATCTACAACGCTTTGACCATCAAAGGCACTAACGAAGCTGGACAGGAAATCAACCTCACCATCGAAGTACAGCAACTTTTAGGCGACAACCAAGTCCGCGCCGTTGCGATGAGTTCTACCGATGGTTTAGTACGTGGTTTGGAAGTTATTGATACAGGCGCGCCCATCAGCGTACCCGTAGGTAAAGCTACCCTGGGACGGATTTTCAACGTTCTGGGCGAACCTGTAGACAACAGAGGCCCCGTCAACAACGAGGAAACCTTACCCATCCACCGTTCCGCGCCTAAACTCACTGACTTAGAAACCAAGCCTTCCGTATTCGAGACAGGGATTAAGGTTGTTGACCTCCTGACCCCCTATCGTCGTGGCGGTAAAATTGGTCTGTTCGGCGGTGCAGGTGTGGGCAAAACCGTGATCATGATGGAATTGATCAACAACATTGCGACCCAGCACGGTGGCGTGTCTGTATTTGCTGGTGTGGGAGAGCGTACCCGTGAAGGGAATGACCTCTACAATGAAATGATTGAATCTGGGGTAATCAACAAAGATAACCTCAACGAATCTAAAATTGCGCTGGTGTACGGTCAAATGAACGAACCACCCGGAGCGAGAATGCGGGTTGGTTTGTCTGGTTTGACAATGGCAGAATACTTCCGCGATGTAAACAAACAAGACGTACTGCTGTTTGTTGACAACATCTTCCGCTTCGTCCAAGCTGGTTCGGAAGTATCCGCGCTGTTAGGTCGGATGCCTTCTGCTGTAGGATATCAGCCAACCTTGGGTACTGACGTAGGTGAACTGCAAGAGCGGATTACCTCCACTACCGAAGGTTCTATTACCTCAATTCAAGCTGTATACGTTCCTGCGGACGACTTGACCGACCCCGCACCTGCAACTACATTTGCTCACTTGGATGGTACAACTGTACTATCTCGTGGTTTGGCAGCGAAGGGTATTTATCCCGCAGTTGACCCATTAGGTTCAACTTCTACCATGTTGCAACCCAGCATCGTAGGTGATGAACATTACAACACCGCGCGTGCTGTACAAGCAACTCTACAACGCTACAAAGAATTGCAAGACATCATCGCCATCTTGGGTCTAGATGAATTGTCTGAAGATGACCGTCTCACAGTAGCACGGGCGCGCAAAATCGAGCGTTTCTTGTCTCAGCCTTTCTTCGTAGCGGAAGTATTCACCGGTTCTCCTGGTAAATACGTGAAGTTAGAAGATACTATCAAAGGCTTCCAGAAGATTCTGTCTGGTGAATTAGATGATCTGCCAGAACAAGCATTCTACTTGGTAGGCGACATCAACGAAGCGATCGCTAAAGCCGAAAAACTCAAAGGCTAA
- a CDS encoding class I SAM-dependent methyltransferase: METRQNTIWESFLSPVVRFLIDEEKLQRYAKSIDWEKESEKFRCDDVTTPAYYINQNFHGIKKGYLNPGAAVSYDPITAYVIPPNETWVRQAVIDAVKVKPRRILDLGCGTGSTTLMLKQAFPQAEVIGLDLSPYMLVRAEDKAKTAGLDISWRHGNAEQTGFPDASFDLVTATLLFHETPVAVSQTILQECFRLLVAGGQVLVLDGNQKTLRQLDWLNNVFEEPYIREYAADSVDARMGAVGFESVRTEEVWWINQVSSGVKPLPATDVTNQAKVRQYRPVMDNNNLEGLESPAFGITA, translated from the coding sequence ATGGAGACACGTCAGAACACCATTTGGGAAAGCTTTTTATCGCCCGTAGTCCGATTTTTAATTGATGAAGAAAAATTGCAGCGTTATGCCAAAAGTATCGACTGGGAGAAAGAAAGCGAGAAGTTCCGGTGTGATGATGTGACAACACCGGCGTACTACATAAACCAAAACTTTCACGGCATCAAAAAAGGATATCTCAATCCTGGTGCGGCGGTCAGTTATGATCCTATTACTGCATACGTCATTCCACCGAATGAAACTTGGGTGCGTCAAGCTGTAATTGATGCAGTTAAAGTCAAACCCAGACGTATACTCGATTTAGGCTGTGGTACAGGTTCTACAACTTTGATGCTAAAACAAGCTTTTCCCCAAGCTGAAGTCATCGGTTTAGACTTATCACCCTATATGCTAGTAAGGGCGGAAGATAAAGCCAAAACTGCTGGTTTGGATATCAGCTGGCGACATGGAAACGCAGAACAAACTGGTTTTCCCGATGCTTCCTTTGACTTAGTGACGGCTACTTTACTTTTCCACGAAACGCCAGTTGCCGTTTCCCAAACCATCCTCCAAGAATGTTTTCGCCTGTTGGTTGCTGGGGGACAGGTATTAGTTCTGGATGGAAATCAGAAAACCTTACGTCAGCTAGATTGGTTGAATAATGTGTTTGAAGAGCCTTACATTCGTGAATATGCTGCGGATAGTGTAGATGCACGGATGGGTGCGGTGGGGTTTGAGTCGGTGCGAACAGAAGAAGTTTGGTGGATAAATCAAGTAAGCAGTGGTGTTAAACCTTTGCCTGCCACAGATGTAACTAATCAAGCAAAGGTGAGACAATATAGACCTGTGATGGATAATAATAATTTGGAGGGTTTAGAGTCTCCAGCTTTTGGCATAACGGCATGA
- a CDS encoding flotillin family protein, translated as MKSFSSFLGKTKKNKLARFATTFIASLALASSINSAHASNVKTPVFKENTSASVILEQTKPTTTQYQAAAVDPYVLIPIVLVGGFVIFVPLFFGGLVVIGEREVGVVVKKFAVSGRGLPAGRLIALNGEAGLQADTLAPGWHWGYWPWQYSVRKEPVVVVPQGEIALIVAADGESIPPERILGKITNCDNFQDARKFLTQGGEKGRQMGFLTAGTYRINTAIFKVIMAANASSHGMSPEQLRVHTVASDKVGIVTTLDGMPISVGEIAGPVISAHDNFQNGQKFLDGGGRRGLQEQILLSGSWNLNPWFVNVEQVPMTEIPIGYVGVVISFVGKAQEDVSGASFTHGNLVNPGHKGVWVEPLYPGKHPINTRIMKVELVPTTNIVLNWSGRTERHKYDANLESLTVRSKDGFAFDLEVSQIIHVGALDAPKVISRVGAMQNLVDNVLEPSIGNYFRNSAQDYTVLDFLNARSERQVEASEYIKAALRAYDVQAIDTLIGDIQPPASLMQTQTDRKIAEEERKTYEVQQMAQTQRQQLVRETALADIQQEMVKSEQSVHIAELKAQAHIKQATGEAESTKLRAIAEAEGIRATGNAKAETYRTGVEALGTQGYTAMQLMQIIGDRNVRLIPDILVGGSNGSTNGLVDGLLSMILWNQTSKNGEVTPTYPQPVVPQTSPTNGTSQFIVDLPKDKSL; from the coding sequence ATGAAAAGTTTTTCATCTTTCCTTGGTAAGACTAAAAAAAATAAATTAGCTCGTTTTGCAACTACGTTTATAGCTTCTTTAGCATTGGCTAGCAGTATTAACTCGGCTCATGCTAGTAATGTCAAGACACCCGTTTTCAAAGAAAATACATCCGCATCAGTCATCCTCGAACAAACCAAGCCAACTACAACTCAATATCAAGCAGCAGCAGTTGATCCTTATGTGCTGATTCCTATTGTTTTAGTTGGTGGCTTCGTTATCTTTGTTCCTCTGTTCTTTGGTGGTTTAGTAGTTATCGGCGAACGAGAAGTTGGTGTCGTCGTTAAAAAATTTGCAGTTTCTGGACGGGGACTTCCAGCCGGACGTTTGATTGCACTCAACGGTGAAGCGGGTTTACAAGCAGATACTCTCGCACCTGGTTGGCATTGGGGTTATTGGCCTTGGCAGTATTCAGTGCGGAAAGAACCTGTGGTAGTCGTTCCTCAAGGGGAAATTGCTCTAATTGTGGCGGCTGATGGTGAATCTATACCCCCTGAGCGCATCTTGGGCAAAATCACCAATTGTGATAACTTCCAAGATGCCCGAAAATTTCTCACCCAAGGCGGTGAAAAAGGGCGGCAAATGGGCTTTTTGACTGCTGGTACATATCGGATTAATACAGCTATATTTAAAGTGATTATGGCGGCTAACGCCTCTAGTCACGGTATGAGTCCCGAACAGTTACGGGTGCATACTGTAGCCTCTGATAAAGTCGGTATTGTGACCACCTTAGATGGGATGCCGATTAGTGTAGGTGAAATTGCTGGCCCAGTGATTTCAGCCCATGATAACTTTCAAAATGGTCAGAAATTTTTAGACGGTGGTGGACGCAGAGGTTTACAAGAGCAAATTCTGCTGTCTGGTTCTTGGAATCTTAATCCTTGGTTCGTCAACGTTGAACAAGTACCAATGACAGAAATTCCCATTGGCTATGTCGGTGTGGTGATTTCTTTCGTTGGTAAAGCCCAAGAAGATGTTAGCGGCGCGTCCTTCACCCACGGTAACTTAGTAAATCCTGGGCATAAAGGTGTATGGGTTGAACCTCTGTATCCAGGTAAACACCCCATCAATACCCGCATTATGAAAGTAGAGTTAGTCCCGACTACTAACATTGTTTTAAACTGGTCAGGACGGACAGAAAGACACAAATACGACGCAAACTTAGAATCTTTAACGGTACGTTCTAAAGATGGGTTTGCGTTTGACTTAGAAGTTTCGCAAATCATCCATGTCGGCGCGTTAGATGCACCGAAAGTAATTTCCCGTGTGGGTGCAATGCAAAACTTGGTTGATAACGTTCTAGAACCTAGTATTGGTAATTATTTCCGCAACTCAGCCCAAGATTACACTGTACTAGATTTCTTAAATGCCCGGAGTGAGAGGCAAGTTGAAGCCTCGGAATATATTAAAGCAGCATTGCGAGCTTATGACGTACAGGCAATTGATACCCTAATTGGGGATATTCAGCCACCCGCATCATTAATGCAGACTCAAACAGACAGAAAGATTGCCGAAGAAGAACGCAAGACTTACGAAGTACAGCAAATGGCGCAAACCCAACGGCAACAACTGGTGCGGGAAACAGCCTTGGCTGATATTCAACAGGAAATGGTGAAATCTGAGCAAAGCGTCCACATTGCCGAACTCAAAGCCCAAGCGCATATCAAACAAGCGACTGGGGAAGCAGAGTCTACCAAACTACGGGCGATAGCGGAAGCGGAAGGGATTCGCGCCACAGGTAACGCTAAAGCCGAAACCTACCGTACTGGTGTGGAAGCCTTGGGGACACAAGGTTATACAGCTATGCAACTGATGCAGATTATTGGCGATCGCAATGTCCGTTTAATACCTGATATCTTAGTTGGTGGTAGCAACGGCAGCACTAACGGTTTAGTGGATGGTTTACTGTCAATGATTCTATGGAATCAAACCAGCAAAAATGGTGAAGTTACACCCACATACCCACAACCTGTAGTACCTCAAACCTCACCCACTAACGGAACTAGTCAATTTATCGTGGACTTACCGAAAGATAAATCGTTATGA
- a CDS encoding HAD family phosphatase — MSLKAILFDFNGVIINDERIHLQLIDEILVQENLQPQKVKERQASLGRSDRACFQELFANRGRVVSEEYLTQLLRRKAEAYVLELEKLEKLPIYPGVEDLIYQARSQHLKLAIVSGALHQEIKLVLERAKLTEYFPVIVAGDDITTSKPQPDGYLLAVTRLNQEYPDLNLQPQECLAIEDTPAGIQAARHAQMQVLGVANTYPFHMLQRCCNWTVDYLTELELERVQQVFSGKEPQPTASEC, encoded by the coding sequence ATGAGTTTAAAGGCAATTCTGTTTGATTTTAATGGCGTAATCATTAACGATGAACGCATTCACTTACAATTAATCGATGAAATTCTGGTTCAAGAAAATCTGCAACCCCAAAAAGTGAAAGAGCGTCAAGCTTCATTAGGACGTAGCGATCGCGCTTGTTTTCAAGAATTGTTCGCCAATCGTGGTAGAGTCGTGAGCGAAGAATACTTAACTCAGCTACTTCGCCGCAAAGCTGAAGCCTATGTATTGGAACTAGAGAAACTGGAAAAATTACCCATATATCCAGGTGTGGAAGACTTGATTTATCAAGCGCGTTCTCAACATCTCAAATTAGCTATAGTTAGCGGTGCGCTTCATCAAGAAATAAAGCTAGTATTAGAGCGAGCTAAACTAACAGAGTATTTCCCTGTGATTGTTGCTGGAGATGATATCACTACCAGTAAACCCCAACCAGATGGTTATTTACTTGCAGTTACACGCCTAAATCAAGAGTATCCCGATTTAAATCTACAACCCCAAGAATGCTTGGCAATTGAAGATACCCCCGCAGGTATTCAAGCAGCCAGACACGCACAGATGCAAGTGTTAGGTGTAGCGAATACTTACCCTTTCCATATGCTCCAGCGTTGCTGTAACTGGACAGTAGATTATCTTACAGAATTGGAACTAGAACGAGTCCAACAAGTATTTTCCGGCAAAGAACCACAGCCAACCGCCAGTGAATGTTAG
- a CDS encoding YraN family protein, with protein sequence MVNPPSSHYPDIGDIGEELVTQWLQSTGWLILQRRFSCRWGEIDIIAQYPDTTENELISTLAFIEVKTRSGGNWDSWGKSAINTKKQAKITRTAGLFLAKYPEKANYSCRFDVAIVSCQPISQKNLNFSATQTALAISSVAGYQFQLQEYIAGAFDVIDES encoded by the coding sequence ATGGTGAATCCTCCTTCATCACATTATCCCGATATCGGCGACATAGGAGAAGAACTTGTAACTCAATGGTTACAATCTACAGGCTGGTTAATTTTACAACGTCGCTTCTCTTGTCGTTGGGGAGAAATTGATATCATCGCTCAATATCCTGATACCACAGAGAATGAGCTAATATCGACACTAGCTTTTATAGAAGTAAAAACTCGTAGTGGTGGTAATTGGGATAGCTGGGGCAAAAGTGCCATCAATACTAAAAAACAAGCAAAAATAACTCGCACTGCGGGGTTATTTTTAGCTAAATATCCTGAAAAAGCAAATTATTCTTGTCGATTTGATGTAGCGATTGTCAGTTGTCAACCAATATCACAAAAAAACCTTAATTTCTCTGCAACCCAAACAGCCTTAGCTATCTCATCAGTTGCAGGCTATCAATTCCAGTTACAAGAATATATTGCAGGTGCTTTCGATGTCATTGATGAATCTTAA
- a CDS encoding CIA30 family protein: MADQNRSQWDLGRFINTLTYFEVFPCLNWVKRLFQGASQPHQNPPHGENSMGAILVAGATGGVGKRVVKQLLAQGYKVRALVRDIDRARAILGNDVDLVTADITKPETLTPLVMANIQAVICCTAVRVQPVEGDTADRAKYYQGVKFYQPEIVGDTPENVEYQGVKNLVEAAKKYLSSAKEKLIFDFTSPSVELKNIWGALDDVVMGGVSASNMQLLENTAVFTGNVSTANSGGFASVRTKNFEPTINLSGYTGVELRVKGDGKRYKVFLRTDTKWDGLGYSYSFDTVANNWINIRIPFSDFVPVFRAKIVKDAPVIPQDRITSLQLMLSKFEYDGALNPHFSPGNFALELSSIKAYSDIPTPQFILVSSAGVTRPGRPGINLDEEPPAVRLNDQLGGILTWKLKGEDSLRTSGIPYTIIRPCALTEDTGGKEIILEQGDNIRGKISREDVAQLCVKSLETHQACNLTFEVKEGTNTSQSINWQQLFTDLKPDN; the protein is encoded by the coding sequence GTGGCAGATCAAAATCGCTCTCAATGGGACTTAGGCAGATTTATTAATACCTTGACTTACTTCGAGGTTTTTCCTTGCTTGAACTGGGTAAAGCGATTATTCCAAGGTGCTTCCCAGCCTCATCAAAATCCACCTCATGGAGAAAACAGCATGGGTGCAATCTTAGTAGCAGGTGCAACAGGTGGCGTTGGTAAACGGGTAGTCAAGCAATTATTAGCACAAGGCTACAAAGTCCGCGCACTAGTACGAGATATCGATAGAGCTAGAGCCATACTTGGTAATGATGTTGACTTGGTAACTGCGGATATTACTAAACCCGAAACTTTAACACCTCTAGTAATGGCGAACATTCAAGCTGTAATTTGTTGTACAGCAGTACGTGTGCAACCAGTAGAAGGAGACACAGCCGATAGGGCTAAATATTATCAAGGTGTGAAATTTTATCAACCAGAAATCGTGGGTGATACTCCAGAAAATGTGGAATATCAAGGTGTTAAAAATCTCGTAGAAGCTGCTAAGAAATATCTATCATCAGCCAAGGAAAAACTGATATTTGATTTTACTAGCCCTTCTGTAGAATTAAAGAATATTTGGGGCGCGCTCGATGATGTGGTTATGGGAGGTGTGAGTGCAAGTAATATGCAGTTGTTAGAAAATACGGCTGTATTTACTGGTAATGTTTCCACTGCTAATTCTGGGGGATTTGCATCTGTTAGAACCAAAAATTTTGAGCCTACTATTAATTTATCTGGCTATACAGGTGTAGAATTGCGCGTGAAAGGTGACGGCAAACGTTATAAAGTTTTTCTGCGTACAGATACAAAATGGGATGGCTTAGGCTATAGTTATTCTTTTGATACAGTGGCGAACAATTGGATAAATATCCGCATTCCCTTTAGTGATTTTGTCCCGGTTTTTCGAGCCAAAATTGTAAAAGATGCTCCCGTAATTCCCCAAGATAGAATTACATCTTTGCAATTAATGTTGAGTAAATTTGAATACGATGGCGCATTAAATCCTCACTTTTCGCCAGGGAATTTTGCTTTAGAATTATCCTCAATTAAGGCTTATAGTGACATCCCTACACCCCAATTTATTCTAGTGAGTTCCGCCGGTGTAACTCGTCCTGGTAGACCAGGAATTAACTTAGATGAAGAACCACCCGCAGTTAGGTTAAATGACCAATTAGGCGGAATATTAACCTGGAAATTAAAAGGGGAAGACAGTCTAAGAACTAGCGGTATTCCCTACACTATTATTAGACCCTGTGCTTTAACTGAAGACACAGGAGGTAAAGAAATAATTCTAGAACAAGGTGATAATATCAGAGGCAAAATCAGCCGTGAAGATGTGGCTCAATTGTGTGTCAAAAGTTTAGAAACACACCAGGCTTGTAATTTAACCTTTGAGGTGAAAGAAGGCACAAATACATCACAAAGTATTAATTGGCAACAATTATTTACTGATTTAAAACCGGATAATTAG
- the atpC gene encoding ATP synthase F1 subunit epsilon: protein MTLTVRVISPDKTVWDAEADEVILPSTTGQLGILSGHAPLLSALDIGVMRVRTNKNQSWQAIALLGGFAEVEDNEVTILVNGAERGDSIDLEAARTDYNQAQTKLSQVPAGDRQAQIQANQAFKRARARFQAAGGLV, encoded by the coding sequence ATGACCCTAACTGTCCGTGTAATTTCCCCAGATAAAACAGTGTGGGATGCGGAAGCTGATGAAGTGATTTTACCCAGCACTACCGGTCAGCTAGGTATCCTGAGTGGACACGCACCACTACTGAGCGCACTGGATATAGGCGTGATGCGCGTCCGCACCAACAAAAACCAATCTTGGCAAGCGATCGCTCTTCTCGGTGGTTTTGCTGAAGTCGAAGACAACGAAGTTACCATTCTGGTGAATGGTGCTGAACGTGGCGACAGCATCGACTTAGAAGCAGCCCGTACTGATTATAACCAAGCTCAAACCAAATTGAGCCAAGTACCAGCAGGCGATCGTCAAGCTCAAATTCAGGCAAACCAAGCCTTTAAACGCGCCCGCGCTCGTTTTCAAGCGGCTGGCGGTTTGGTGTAA
- a CDS encoding alpha/beta fold hydrolase: MLRFQPPGFGHKVINTSLGKTVYYTQTAAPWLDSDTENLPPLLFLHNFGGGASAYEWSKVYPAFAATHRILAPDLIGWGDSAHPVRDYQISDYLTTITEFITQTCRQPVTVVASSLTAAFSIRLAIQQPELFKNLCLVCPSGFDDFGQGAGRRLPLPIINTPLLDNIIYGLGAENEIAVRNFLESFLFAEPQRVTQEMVEAYLASAQQPNGKFAALAFLRGDLYFDLSLYIQQLTVPTVFFWGEKAQFTSIKLGRRLRSLNLNAIHEFYAIADTGVLPHLELPAVFTGLLQNFV, translated from the coding sequence ATGCTACGTTTTCAACCCCCTGGTTTTGGGCATAAAGTTATTAATACATCCTTGGGAAAAACAGTTTACTATACCCAAACTGCTGCACCTTGGTTAGATTCCGACACAGAAAATTTACCGCCGTTACTGTTCTTACATAATTTTGGCGGTGGTGCTTCTGCTTACGAATGGTCAAAAGTTTATCCGGCTTTTGCTGCTACTCACCGCATCCTTGCACCGGATTTAATTGGTTGGGGAGATTCGGCGCATCCGGTGCGGGATTACCAAATTTCTGACTATCTGACCACTATTACTGAATTTATTACCCAAACTTGTCGCCAACCTGTAACAGTCGTTGCTTCTTCATTAACTGCGGCTTTTAGTATTCGCTTGGCGATTCAGCAACCAGAGTTATTTAAAAATCTGTGTTTAGTCTGTCCTTCTGGGTTTGATGATTTCGGTCAAGGTGCAGGAAGGAGACTACCACTACCCATAATTAATACACCTTTATTAGACAATATTATTTACGGCTTGGGGGCAGAAAATGAAATTGCGGTGAGAAATTTTTTAGAAAGTTTTCTGTTTGCTGAACCACAACGGGTTACGCAGGAGATGGTAGAAGCTTATCTCGCCTCTGCACAACAACCCAATGGGAAATTTGCCGCTTTAGCATTTTTACGCGGGGACTTGTACTTTGACTTGAGTTTGTATATTCAACAACTTACTGTTCCCACAGTGTTCTTTTGGGGAGAGAAGGCGCAATTTACCAGCATCAAGCTAGGACGCAGGTTGAGGAGTTTAAACTTAAATGCGATTCATGAATTTTATGCGATCGCCGACACAGGAGTATTACCCCATCTAGAATTACCAGCTGTATTTACTGGGTTATTACAGAATTTTGTGTGA